In a single window of the Natronosalvus caseinilyticus genome:
- the gyrB gene encoding DNA topoisomerase (ATP-hydrolyzing) subunit B: protein MSQDSEYGAGQIQVLEGLEAVQKRPAMYIGSTDTRGLHHLVYEVVDNSIDEALAGHCDDITVTIHEDGAVSVADDGRGIPVDTHEEYDRPALEVILTVLHAGGKFDNKSYQVSGGLHGVGVSVVNALSERFEVTVKRDGGVFTHTFENGEPQGDMERVRDLEPDEETGTQITFWPDRDIFETTELSFSTLSNRLRELAFLNSGVRITLRDERETDDEGQPVEDTYVYDGGIREFVEYLNETRSALHDDVIYFEDDAQNIQVEVAMQATEELQGSIHAFANNINTREGGTHLTGFKTALTRVVNDYGSENGLLSDLEENLRGDDIREGLTAVISIKHPDPQFEGQTKTKLGNSEVRGIVESAMHDGLSTYFEEHPDSAQAIVMKAVEAAKARKAAKKAEELTRRKSALESTSLPGKLADCQTKDPDEAELFIAEGDSAGGSAKQARNPEFQAVLPIKGKILNVEKHRLDRILENEEIRNMITAIGAGIGEEFDIDNIRYKKIIMATDADVDGAHIRTLLLTFFYRHMRPLLEGGYVYATQPPLYRIRYRGETYDAMTDAERDEIVEEQCNGNPTQVQRFKGLGEMNPEQLWSTTMNPDNRILKQIAVEDAAAADRMFSVLMGDAVEPRKQFIKDHAPEAEWIDI from the coding sequence ATGTCTCAAGATAGCGAGTACGGCGCCGGACAAATCCAGGTCTTAGAGGGCCTGGAAGCGGTCCAAAAGCGACCGGCGATGTACATCGGTTCGACGGATACGCGGGGACTCCACCACCTCGTCTACGAGGTCGTGGACAACTCCATCGACGAGGCGCTGGCCGGCCACTGCGACGACATCACCGTGACCATCCACGAGGACGGCGCGGTGAGCGTCGCCGACGACGGCCGCGGCATCCCCGTCGACACCCACGAGGAGTACGACCGCCCGGCCCTCGAGGTCATTCTCACCGTCCTCCACGCCGGCGGGAAGTTCGACAACAAGTCTTACCAGGTCTCCGGTGGGCTCCACGGCGTCGGCGTCTCCGTCGTCAATGCCCTCTCCGAGCGTTTCGAGGTGACCGTCAAGCGCGACGGCGGCGTCTTCACCCACACGTTCGAGAACGGTGAGCCGCAGGGCGACATGGAACGGGTTCGAGATCTCGAGCCAGACGAAGAGACGGGTACCCAGATCACCTTCTGGCCCGACCGCGACATCTTCGAGACGACCGAGTTATCCTTCTCGACGCTCTCGAACCGGCTTCGCGAACTCGCGTTTCTGAACTCAGGCGTTCGGATCACGCTCCGGGACGAACGCGAGACGGACGACGAGGGCCAGCCAGTCGAGGATACGTACGTCTACGACGGTGGGATTCGCGAGTTCGTCGAGTACTTGAACGAGACGCGCTCTGCCCTCCACGACGACGTCATCTACTTCGAGGACGACGCCCAGAACATCCAGGTCGAGGTGGCGATGCAGGCCACCGAGGAACTCCAGGGCTCGATTCACGCCTTCGCCAACAACATCAACACGCGCGAGGGCGGGACCCACCTGACCGGGTTCAAGACCGCCCTCACCCGCGTGGTCAACGACTACGGGAGCGAGAACGGCCTGCTCTCGGACCTCGAGGAGAACCTCCGCGGCGACGACATCCGCGAGGGGCTCACCGCGGTCATCTCGATCAAACACCCCGACCCGCAGTTCGAGGGGCAGACGAAGACGAAACTCGGCAACTCGGAGGTACGGGGCATCGTCGAGAGTGCGATGCACGACGGTCTCTCTACTTACTTCGAGGAACACCCCGACTCGGCTCAGGCCATCGTGATGAAGGCCGTCGAGGCCGCGAAGGCCCGCAAGGCCGCGAAGAAGGCAGAAGAGCTCACGCGGCGAAAGTCCGCCCTCGAGTCCACTTCCCTCCCCGGCAAACTCGCGGACTGTCAGACCAAAGATCCCGACGAGGCCGAACTGTTCATCGCGGAGGGTGACTCCGCGGGCGGCAGCGCGAAACAGGCCCGCAACCCGGAGTTCCAGGCCGTCCTCCCCATCAAGGGGAAGATCCTCAACGTCGAGAAGCACCGACTGGATCGCATCCTCGAGAACGAGGAGATCCGGAACATGATCACCGCCATCGGCGCGGGGATCGGCGAGGAGTTCGACATCGACAACATCCGGTACAAGAAGATCATCATGGCGACCGACGCCGACGTCGACGGGGCCCACATCCGGACCCTGCTGTTGACGTTCTTCTACCGGCACATGCGCCCGCTGCTCGAGGGCGGCTACGTCTACGCGACCCAGCCGCCGCTGTATCGCATCCGGTACCGTGGGGAGACCTACGACGCGATGACCGACGCCGAGCGCGACGAGATCGTCGAGGAGCAGTGCAACGGCAACCCGACGCAGGTCCAGCGCTTCAAGGGGCTCGGCGAGATGAACCCCGAACAGCTCTGGAGTACGACGATGAATCCGGACAACCGCATCCTCAAGCAGATCGCGGTCGAGGACGCGGCAGCGGCCGACCGCATGTTCTCGGTGCTGATGGGCGACGCCGTCGAGCCGCGAAAGCAGTTCATCAAGGACCACGCCCCCGAGGCAGAGTGGATCGACATCTGA
- the gyrA gene encoding DNA gyrase subunit A, with product MSSEVPDPTDIDAASVEPVRIEDEMEQSYIDYAMSVIAGRALPRVEDGLKPVHRRILYAMHEMGVTSRSSHRKSSSIVGETMGDFHPHGDQAIYDTLVRMAQDFSMRYPLVDGQGNFGSMDGDPPAAQRYTEARMAAIAEELLEDIDKDTVDFSSNYDDRLQEPDVLPAAFPNLLVNGSSGIAVGMSTNIPPHNLGEVIDATVELIDNPDATVEDLMEHVKGPDFPTGANIVGRDAIYSAYKTGRGRIRVRAEFEVEEWKRDRERIVVTEVPYQANKARLVERIAEDVTEGTLEGISDLRDESDRDGVRIVIELKRGANTDVVKNRLLENHLERTFGVINLALVDGQPKVLTLRETLQEYIAHRKEVVRRRSEYDLEEAEDRAHILEGRLKALENIDDVVDLIQDSEDRDEARAGLEATFDFSESQAEHIVRMQLGSLTSMESAEIEDEYEEVTAEIERLEAILGSESALYEVIKEELLEIKDEYADDRRTSIIEDMGTVTHEDLIPQEDVFVVMTEDDYVKRMPIENFDPQGRGGKGIIGADVKDEDRVTTVFRANTHDYLLCFTNHGQVYRLKTYEIPEMSRTARGKSAVNILDLDPGEDITAIVDTDAFDGEEYVTMVTKHGYVKRTAGEEFDNILSTGIIAASLEEGDELVDVDVTDGSKDLVIATEQGMTIRFDEDEVRAMGRNARGVNGIKLEDGDAVAGLVSTDEGDERALLTVTENGYGKRTLLSAYRAQSRYGKGLIDIKTNERNGPVKAVTEDDGLVLMSERGQIMRTRASEISTVGRNTMGVTVMDVEAGDAVASVDVIPAELGVDAEEMEADDVDVADETDIDETAVDTDSTTDE from the coding sequence ATGAGTTCCGAAGTACCAGACCCGACGGACATCGATGCGGCCTCGGTCGAACCGGTCCGCATCGAAGACGAGATGGAGCAGAGTTACATCGACTATGCGATGAGCGTCATCGCCGGGCGCGCCCTCCCCCGGGTCGAAGACGGCCTCAAACCCGTCCACCGGCGCATCCTCTACGCGATGCACGAGATGGGCGTCACGAGTCGCTCGAGTCACCGCAAGTCCTCCTCGATCGTCGGGGAGACGATGGGTGACTTCCACCCCCACGGTGACCAGGCGATCTACGACACCCTGGTCCGGATGGCCCAGGACTTCTCGATGCGCTACCCGCTCGTGGACGGCCAGGGGAACTTCGGTTCGATGGACGGCGACCCGCCCGCGGCCCAGCGGTACACGGAGGCCCGCATGGCCGCCATCGCCGAGGAGTTGCTCGAGGACATCGACAAGGACACGGTCGACTTCTCCTCGAACTACGACGACCGCCTCCAGGAACCGGACGTGCTCCCGGCGGCGTTCCCGAACCTCCTCGTGAACGGCTCCTCGGGCATCGCCGTCGGCATGTCGACGAACATTCCGCCGCACAACCTCGGTGAGGTGATCGACGCGACCGTCGAACTCATCGACAACCCCGATGCGACCGTCGAGGACCTGATGGAACACGTCAAAGGACCCGACTTCCCGACGGGAGCCAACATCGTCGGCCGGGACGCCATCTACTCGGCGTACAAGACCGGTCGCGGGCGCATCCGCGTACGCGCCGAGTTCGAGGTCGAGGAGTGGAAGCGCGATCGCGAGCGCATCGTCGTCACCGAAGTGCCCTACCAGGCGAACAAGGCCCGCCTGGTCGAGCGCATCGCCGAGGACGTCACCGAGGGCACCCTCGAGGGCATCTCGGACCTGCGCGACGAGTCCGATCGCGACGGCGTCCGCATCGTGATCGAACTCAAACGCGGCGCGAACACGGACGTCGTCAAGAACCGACTGCTCGAGAATCACTTAGAGCGAACCTTCGGCGTCATCAACCTCGCGCTGGTCGACGGCCAGCCGAAGGTGCTCACGCTCAGGGAGACGCTCCAGGAGTACATCGCCCACCGCAAGGAGGTCGTCCGACGGCGCAGCGAGTACGACCTCGAGGAGGCGGAAGACCGCGCCCACATCCTCGAGGGCCGACTGAAAGCGCTCGAGAACATCGACGACGTGGTCGACCTCATCCAGGACTCCGAGGACCGCGACGAGGCGCGGGCGGGGCTCGAGGCGACGTTCGACTTCTCCGAATCGCAGGCCGAGCACATCGTCCGGATGCAACTCGGGAGCCTCACCTCGATGGAGTCGGCCGAAATCGAGGACGAGTACGAGGAGGTTACGGCGGAAATCGAGCGCCTCGAGGCGATCCTCGGGAGCGAGTCGGCGCTGTACGAGGTCATCAAGGAGGAGTTGCTCGAGATCAAAGACGAGTACGCCGACGACCGGCGGACCTCGATCATCGAGGACATGGGAACTGTCACCCACGAGGATCTGATCCCCCAGGAGGACGTCTTCGTCGTCATGACCGAGGACGACTACGTCAAGCGGATGCCGATCGAGAACTTCGACCCCCAGGGTCGGGGCGGCAAGGGGATCATCGGTGCGGACGTCAAGGACGAGGACCGCGTGACGACGGTCTTCCGGGCGAACACCCACGACTACCTGCTGTGCTTTACGAATCACGGCCAGGTTTACCGGCTCAAGACCTACGAGATCCCGGAGATGAGCCGGACGGCGCGGGGGAAATCCGCCGTCAACATCCTCGACCTCGATCCGGGCGAGGACATCACGGCCATCGTCGACACCGACGCCTTCGACGGGGAGGAGTACGTGACGATGGTGACCAAACACGGGTACGTCAAACGGACGGCGGGCGAGGAGTTCGACAACATCCTCTCGACGGGCATCATCGCCGCCAGCCTCGAGGAGGGCGACGAACTCGTCGACGTGGACGTCACCGACGGGTCGAAGGACCTCGTCATCGCGACCGAGCAGGGGATGACGATTCGCTTCGACGAGGACGAGGTCCGGGCCATGGGTCGGAACGCCCGCGGGGTCAACGGGATCAAACTCGAGGATGGCGACGCCGTCGCGGGACTCGTCTCGACCGACGAGGGCGACGAGCGAGCCCTTCTCACGGTGACCGAGAACGGCTACGGCAAGCGGACGCTGCTCTCGGCGTATCGGGCCCAGTCCCGGTATGGCAAGGGATTGATCGACATTAAGACGAACGAGCGGAACGGTCCGGTGAAGGCGGTCACGGAAGACGACGGACTCGTCCTGATGAGCGAGCGTGGCCAGATCATGCGCACGCGAGCAAGCGAGATTTCGACGGTCGGTCGGAACACGATGGGCGTGACGGTGATGGACGTCGAGGCGGGCGATGCGGTCGCCAGCGTGGACGTGATTCCGGCGGAACTCGGTGTGGACGCCGAGGAGATGGAGGCCGACGATGTAGACGTTGCTGACGAGACGGATATCGACGAGACGGCCGTCGACACAGATTCGACGACCGACGAATAA
- a CDS encoding AbrB/MazE/SpoVT family DNA-binding domain-containing protein: protein MSSERVDSESKVSGNQANIPARIRRELDIDDGDRLRWHVEDDGTLRVQVVQQRTGTFSDFDGYDGDQATEAESQHDAWGVDLE from the coding sequence ATGAGCAGTGAGCGTGTCGACTCCGAGAGCAAGGTGTCGGGGAATCAGGCGAACATTCCCGCTCGTATCCGCCGGGAACTCGACATCGACGACGGCGACAGACTCCGCTGGCACGTCGAGGACGACGGGACGCTCCGGGTTCAGGTCGTCCAGCAGCGCACCGGGACGTTCAGCGACTTCGACGGCTACGACGGCGATCAGGCGACGGAGGCCGAGAGCCAACACGACGCGTGGGGCGTCGACCTCGAGTAG
- a CDS encoding type II toxin-antitoxin system VapC family toxin — protein MPRALVDTTVLFAAAYRRDSAHDAALPILRRIDAAALPEAVILDYVLAETLNGLTTHADHDAAVDFLDRVEENTQFHIDSLTADEFAAAKALFRQHECFSFVDAAIVAYMQAEGLGYLYAFDDDFDAADDVYRLDVATNPYHPE, from the coding sequence ATGCCGCGCGCACTCGTCGATACGACCGTACTCTTTGCGGCGGCGTACCGCCGTGACAGTGCACACGACGCCGCCCTCCCTATCCTCAGGCGAATCGACGCCGCTGCTCTCCCGGAGGCGGTGATTCTCGATTACGTCCTCGCGGAGACGCTAAACGGGTTGACGACGCACGCGGATCACGACGCCGCTGTCGATTTTTTGGATCGGGTGGAAGAGAATACGCAATTTCACATCGATTCCCTGACGGCGGACGAATTTGCCGCGGCAAAAGCCCTCTTCCGACAGCACGAGTGCTTCTCGTTCGTCGATGCCGCGATCGTCGCGTACATGCAAGCGGAGGGGCTCGGGTACCTCTACGCGTTCGACGACGATTTCGACGCTGCAGATGACGTCTACCGACTCGACGTCGCAACGAACCCGTATCACCCAGAGTGA